The following coding sequences lie in one Thermodesulfobacteriota bacterium genomic window:
- a CDS encoding tetratricopeptide repeat protein: MRKLFEEVQVTLSHFIDQRDHLFMIIGCRDFETAYILKILQGIDESNNSDLFWMFADEFKDLASYVETVIGHFKTKYEGVCEGLKKEGKPPWPPIPQPIFDPAQDPVLRLKGLMEFSRALLPSEEGHLSIWAFFPFKIHHPLEYQEMVKRLMEHQFPVPWCHHMRIFFRDEKDSPLLHPAGTPPPRVSTYSPDLGVEAMERSLREEVMDGGVPLDQRLQSLLSLAGLDLAHGRFHDALPKYKLLLSYYQGTGQPAMTALVLNWIGDVFMRLGDLKEAQRYYESSLTPAIESKSEPVLLNILLNLGHLKAKEEAWEEAEIYYESAEKIATALRVPQAKILCLENRGLCQAMQKNIEKAIETWKEGATLARAMEEKFLLQNILLRLKDCYQKTGKNKEFKDVVGELETLRSSHNGLPS, encoded by the coding sequence ATGAGAAAACTTTTTGAGGAAGTGCAGGTGACATTGAGCCATTTTATCGATCAGAGAGACCATCTCTTTATGATCATCGGCTGTCGTGATTTTGAGACGGCCTATATCCTTAAAATTCTCCAGGGCATCGACGAATCGAACAACTCGGATCTCTTCTGGATGTTTGCCGATGAATTCAAGGACTTGGCCTCTTACGTCGAAACGGTGATTGGCCATTTTAAGACAAAATATGAAGGCGTCTGCGAAGGATTGAAAAAAGAAGGAAAGCCCCCCTGGCCCCCAATTCCCCAACCGATCTTTGATCCCGCCCAGGATCCCGTGCTTCGTCTCAAAGGGTTGATGGAATTTTCCCGCGCCCTATTGCCCTCGGAGGAGGGACATCTCTCGATCTGGGCATTTTTCCCTTTCAAAATTCACCATCCTTTAGAGTATCAAGAGATGGTAAAAAGGCTGATGGAACATCAATTCCCGGTCCCCTGGTGTCATCATATGAGGATCTTCTTTAGAGACGAAAAAGATTCCCCCCTTCTCCATCCGGCAGGGACTCCCCCTCCCAGAGTTTCCACCTATAGTCCGGATTTGGGTGTGGAGGCCATGGAAAGAAGCCTCCGGGAAGAAGTGATGGATGGGGGTGTCCCTCTGGATCAGCGACTCCAGTCTCTGCTTTCCCTCGCGGGGCTTGATCTCGCCCATGGACGATTTCACGACGCTCTCCCGAAATACAAGCTTCTCCTATCCTACTATCAGGGGACAGGGCAACCTGCGATGACCGCTCTGGTGCTGAATTGGATCGGAGATGTCTTCATGCGATTAGGAGACCTGAAGGAGGCCCAGAGGTATTACGAATCTTCTCTTACGCCAGCCATCGAATCGAAATCGGAGCCCGTCCTGCTGAACATTCTACTGAACTTAGGCCATCTGAAGGCGAAGGAAGAAGCCTGGGAAGAGGCCGAAATCTATTACGAGAGTGCCGAGAAGATTGCGACCGCCCTTCGGGTGCCCCAGGCCAAGATCCTCTGTCTTGAGAACCGAGGTTTGTGCCAGGCCATGCAAAAAAATATAGAAAAAGCCATCGAGACATGGAAAGAGGGAGCCACTCTGGCCAGGGCCATGGAGGAAAAATTCTTGTTGCAAAATATTCTCTTGCGGTTGAAGGATTGTTATCAAAAAACAGGGAAGAACAAAGAGTTCAAGGATGTTGTGGGTGAACTGGAGA
- the vgrG gene encoding type VI secretion system tip protein VgrG, whose amino-acid sequence MAPKQAAHEAKFLFEVLGTSYETRVLEFTLTESLSSPFELDLSLASEDEIKFEEVVGKEALLTLLGEEKDRYCHGIINRFSFRGSKGRFYLYQARVVPKLWLLSLERDCRIFQDKDVEEIVKQVLQEGGIPSDRFNFRLQNKPPKREYCVQYRETDLNFISRLLEEEGIFYYFEHSKDKHVLHFRDSSVAYQDIQGTSQITYNPASKGMVPEEDYVFGFDYSKRIHSGKMTQRDFNFEKPSLDLKSEEKHKEYDKLEIYDYPGRYLDQERGKRLTKIRLEESMATGVRVEGQSSCVRFLPGFKFKLKDHEWESFNQEYLLVEVVHRGTQPQSLEEQAVEGPGTTYWNTFIGIPASVTFRPERKTPKALVEGMQTAWVTGPKGEEIYTDEYGRVKVQFHWDREGKRDEKTTCWLRVAQFWAGKGWGTVFLPRVGDEVLVDFLEGDPDRPIVVGSFYNEEAKPLYKLPDEKTKSTIKTKSYPNDPGFNEIRFEDKKGEEEIFIHAEKDMNEVVENNRTISVGGTHTETIQGNTKITIQKGTFEHDVKANTARYHVQGNLTEEYDANQTTTVGGDITISSRRSFFHLTAHTEILLTVGASTLLLKSDGTIALSGKKISIVGDSEIKTSAPKIETSGGQEVKIGVGNSVTKFDPASVTTSGARINTSATGIHEIKGGIVKIN is encoded by the coding sequence ATGGCACCTAAGCAGGCGGCCCATGAAGCGAAGTTTCTCTTCGAGGTGCTCGGAACGTCTTACGAGACCCGGGTCCTCGAGTTCACCCTCACGGAAAGCCTCTCCTCCCCCTTCGAGCTCGATCTCTCTCTGGCCTCGGAGGATGAAATCAAGTTTGAGGAGGTGGTGGGCAAGGAAGCCCTCCTCACCCTGCTCGGGGAGGAGAAGGATCGATACTGCCACGGGATCATCAACCGGTTCAGCTTCAGGGGAAGCAAGGGCCGTTTCTACCTCTATCAGGCCCGGGTCGTGCCGAAGCTCTGGCTTCTGTCTCTGGAACGGGACTGCCGCATCTTCCAGGACAAGGATGTGGAGGAGATCGTCAAGCAGGTCCTCCAGGAAGGGGGGATCCCCTCGGATCGATTCAACTTCCGGCTCCAGAATAAACCTCCAAAAAGGGAGTACTGCGTCCAGTATCGGGAGACCGATCTCAACTTCATCTCCCGCCTTTTGGAAGAAGAGGGGATCTTTTACTACTTTGAGCATTCCAAAGATAAACATGTCCTCCACTTCAGGGATAGCTCGGTGGCCTATCAGGACATTCAGGGGACCTCCCAGATTACGTATAATCCCGCCTCCAAAGGGATGGTTCCTGAGGAGGATTATGTCTTCGGGTTCGACTATTCCAAGAGGATCCATTCGGGCAAAATGACCCAAAGGGACTTCAATTTCGAGAAGCCCTCTCTCGACCTGAAATCGGAAGAGAAGCACAAAGAGTATGACAAATTGGAGATCTACGACTATCCAGGGAGGTACCTGGATCAGGAGCGGGGCAAGCGGCTTACCAAGATCCGTCTTGAGGAATCGATGGCCACGGGGGTGAGGGTCGAGGGGCAGAGCTCCTGCGTTCGCTTCCTTCCGGGATTCAAATTCAAACTTAAGGACCATGAATGGGAGAGCTTCAATCAGGAGTACCTCCTGGTGGAGGTCGTCCACCGGGGCACCCAGCCCCAGTCCTTGGAGGAGCAGGCCGTGGAGGGTCCAGGGACGACCTATTGGAACACCTTCATCGGAATCCCTGCCTCGGTCACCTTCAGGCCCGAACGAAAGACCCCGAAGGCCCTCGTCGAAGGAATGCAGACGGCGTGGGTGACGGGTCCCAAAGGAGAAGAGATTTATACCGATGAATACGGTCGGGTGAAAGTGCAATTCCACTGGGACCGGGAGGGGAAACGGGACGAAAAGACGACCTGCTGGCTGAGGGTGGCCCAGTTCTGGGCAGGCAAGGGATGGGGGACGGTCTTCCTTCCGAGGGTGGGGGACGAGGTGCTGGTCGATTTTCTCGAGGGCGATCCGGACCGGCCCATCGTCGTCGGAAGTTTCTACAACGAAGAGGCCAAACCCCTCTACAAGCTCCCCGACGAGAAGACGAAGAGCACGATCAAGACCAAGAGTTATCCCAACGACCCGGGGTTTAACGAAATTCGCTTTGAGGACAAAAAAGGGGAGGAAGAGATCTTCATCCACGCCGAGAAGGACATGAATGAGGTGGTAGAAAATAACCGGACCATCTCGGTCGGAGGCACCCATACCGAGACGATCCAAGGGAATACAAAAATCACTATCCAAAAGGGGACCTTCGAACACGACGTGAAGGCCAATACCGCCAGGTATCATGTCCAAGGAAATCTTACCGAAGAATATGATGCGAACCAGACCACCACGGTGGGAGGAGATATCACCATCTCTTCCAGACGATCCTTCTTTCACCTTACCGCCCATACCGAAATCCTCCTCACGGTTGGGGCGAGCACCCTTTTGTTGAAATCAGACGGGACCATTGCCCTTTCCGGGAAGAAGATTTCCATCGTTGGGGATTCTGAGATCAAAACCTCTGCTCCGAAGATCGAAACCTCAGGAGGGCAGGAGGTTAAAATCGGCGTGGGGAACAGCGTGACGAAATTCGATCCCGCAAGCGTAACCACTTCAGGAGCAAGGATCAATACGAGTGCCACTGGTATTCATGAGATTAAGGGCGGGATCGTCAAGATCAATTAA
- the tssH gene encoding type VI secretion system ATPase TssH — protein MITVDIKTLLNRLNPFCTRALEGAAGLCVSRTHYEVTVEHLLTKLLEEPRSDLPLILRQFDLDAGRVKKALDQTIEEFRTGNAAKPVFSPLLLEWVQDAWLIASVDLDENRIRSGALLLAFLAKPTQFATGRYVELLRPIGREALLSQFGNIVKGSIEQPTPAEKAAREPMAPAGEGTALARFCTDFTKKAAAGEIDPVFGRDREIHQMIDILARRRKNNPIAVGEAGVGKTAVVEGLALRIVEGDVPDILKGVTILGLDMGLLQAGAGVKGEFENRLKSVINEIKASPKPIILFIDEAHTLIGAGGPAGGSDAANLLKPALARGELRTIAATTWSEYKKYFEKDAALARRFQLVKLEEPSVETAILILRGLKNKYEEAHGVVVRDDAIVAAAELSSRYISGRQLPDKAVDLLDTAAARVKVQLTAKPDLIEDRERTIQALEREKRALERDQLHGLEIDVSRMTELEAKIQGLKDEVAGLQERWLREKELAHRLIDLRKQLYELKSQAAPEEKQSELRKHIDEVSLELSDVQKEGALLKTEVDPDVVAKVVSDWTGIPLGKVLRDEAKNILQLEENLKQRIKGQDEAIGVITQVIKSAKAGLKDPQQPLGVFLLVGPSGVGKTETGLAIADLLFGGDQYLVTINMSEFQESHTVSRLIGSPPGYVGYGEGGVLTEAVRQRPYSVVLIDECEKAHIDVMNLFYQVFDKGMLSDGEGRVIDFKNTVIFLTSNLASDVITQLCAGESRPPLETVVNTIRPILSHHFKPALLARMTVVPFYTLDSKFIREIVVLKLDKLARRMAETHKIKLVYAPEVVDQIAQRCTEVETGARNIDHMMNGTILPQMSREILARLSEGAMPSEVHLGMAGDGSFQIRFGG, from the coding sequence ATGATTACCGTCGACATCAAAACCCTCTTGAATCGATTGAATCCCTTCTGCACCCGGGCCCTCGAGGGAGCGGCAGGCCTCTGTGTCTCCAGGACCCATTACGAAGTGACCGTGGAGCACCTCCTCACCAAACTCCTCGAAGAGCCCCGATCCGATCTCCCCCTCATCCTCCGGCAGTTCGACCTCGACGCGGGAAGGGTGAAAAAGGCCCTGGATCAGACCATCGAAGAATTTCGCACCGGAAACGCCGCCAAACCGGTCTTCTCACCGCTTCTTCTCGAATGGGTCCAGGATGCCTGGCTTATCGCCTCGGTCGATCTCGACGAGAATCGTATCCGATCGGGTGCGCTTCTTTTGGCCTTTCTGGCCAAACCGACCCAGTTCGCAACCGGCCGGTATGTGGAGCTGCTTCGACCCATCGGCAGGGAGGCCCTCCTCTCCCAATTCGGAAACATCGTCAAGGGTTCGATCGAACAGCCCACCCCTGCTGAAAAGGCCGCTCGGGAGCCTATGGCGCCGGCTGGGGAAGGCACGGCCCTGGCCCGTTTCTGCACTGACTTTACAAAGAAGGCCGCGGCCGGAGAGATCGATCCGGTCTTCGGCCGGGATCGAGAGATCCACCAGATGATCGACATCTTGGCCCGGAGGAGGAAGAACAACCCCATTGCCGTGGGCGAGGCCGGCGTGGGGAAGACCGCCGTGGTGGAGGGATTGGCCCTGAGGATCGTCGAAGGGGATGTTCCGGACATCTTAAAAGGGGTGACCATCCTCGGCCTCGATATGGGCCTTCTTCAGGCAGGGGCAGGGGTGAAAGGGGAGTTCGAAAACCGGCTCAAATCCGTCATCAATGAGATCAAGGCCTCTCCGAAACCCATCATTCTCTTCATCGACGAGGCCCATACGCTGATCGGCGCAGGAGGTCCTGCCGGAGGAAGCGACGCGGCCAACCTTTTGAAACCCGCCCTGGCCCGGGGGGAGCTCCGGACGATCGCGGCCACGACCTGGTCCGAATATAAGAAGTATTTCGAAAAAGACGCGGCCCTGGCCCGGAGGTTCCAGCTCGTGAAATTAGAGGAGCCTTCGGTCGAGACGGCCATTCTCATCTTGAGGGGATTGAAGAACAAATATGAGGAGGCTCACGGCGTGGTGGTGAGAGACGATGCCATTGTGGCAGCGGCCGAACTCTCAAGTCGATATATCTCGGGGAGGCAGCTTCCGGATAAGGCGGTGGACCTCCTCGATACCGCGGCAGCCCGGGTCAAAGTCCAGCTTACGGCAAAACCCGACCTCATCGAAGACCGGGAACGGACCATCCAGGCCCTCGAGCGGGAGAAGAGGGCCCTCGAACGAGACCAGCTCCACGGCCTCGAAATCGATGTCTCCCGGATGACGGAGCTCGAGGCAAAGATCCAGGGCCTCAAGGATGAGGTGGCCGGGCTTCAGGAGCGCTGGCTCCGGGAGAAGGAACTGGCCCATCGTCTCATCGATCTGAGGAAGCAACTCTACGAACTGAAGAGCCAGGCCGCCCCAGAGGAGAAGCAGTCTGAGCTGAGAAAGCACATCGACGAGGTCTCCCTCGAGCTTTCCGATGTGCAGAAAGAGGGGGCCCTGCTCAAGACCGAAGTCGATCCCGACGTCGTGGCCAAGGTCGTCTCGGATTGGACCGGCATCCCCCTCGGAAAGGTCCTGAGGGACGAAGCGAAGAATATCCTCCAGCTGGAGGAAAATCTCAAACAGAGGATCAAGGGCCAGGACGAGGCCATCGGCGTCATCACCCAGGTGATCAAATCGGCCAAGGCCGGCCTGAAAGACCCCCAGCAGCCTCTGGGGGTCTTCCTCCTGGTCGGCCCGAGTGGCGTGGGAAAGACCGAGACGGGCCTGGCCATCGCCGACCTCCTCTTCGGAGGCGACCAATACCTCGTCACGATCAACATGAGCGAATTTCAGGAATCCCACACCGTGAGCCGGCTCATCGGATCTCCGCCGGGCTATGTAGGCTACGGTGAGGGGGGGGTCCTGACCGAGGCCGTCCGGCAGCGTCCTTACTCGGTGGTCCTGATCGACGAGTGCGAAAAGGCCCATATCGACGTGATGAACCTCTTCTATCAGGTCTTCGATAAGGGGATGCTTTCCGATGGAGAGGGCCGGGTCATCGACTTCAAGAACACCGTCATCTTCCTCACGAGCAACCTGGCCTCCGACGTGATCACCCAGCTCTGCGCCGGAGAGTCGAGGCCTCCCCTTGAAACCGTGGTCAATACGATAAGGCCCATTCTGAGCCATCACTTCAAGCCCGCCCTCTTGGCCAGGATGACGGTCGTGCCTTTTTATACGCTGGATTCCAAATTCATCCGCGAGATCGTCGTCCTCAAACTCGACAAACTGGCCAGGCGGATGGCCGAGACCCACAAGATCAAGCTGGTCTATGCTCCGGAGGTGGTGGACCAGATCGCCCAGCGCTGCACCGAGGTGGAGACCGGCGCCAGGAACATCGACCACATGATGAACGGCACGATCCTTCCCCAGATGTCGAGAGAGATTTTGGCGCGTCTGAGCGAGGGGGCCATGCCCTCGGAAGTCCATCTCGGGATGGCCGGAGACGGCTCCTTTCAGATCCGTTTTGGAGGTTAG